Genomic DNA from Brenneria izadpanahii:
GATTCCCCTTTGGTCCTTGGTGAACATCAAATCTGACAACCTGTCCAGCCTTAAGCGTTCGGTATCCGTCCATTTGAATCGTTGAGTAGTGAACGAAGATATCTTCACCGCCCCCTTCAGGACAGATGAAACCAAAACCTTTGGCGTTATTGAACCATTTAACAGTACCTGTCTCCATGCTGACATCCTTCGCAAGAG
This window encodes:
- the cspD gene encoding cold shock-like protein CspD; its protein translation is METGTVKWFNNAKGFGFICPEGGGEDIFVHYSTIQMDGYRTLKAGQVVRFDVHQGPKGNHASLIVPLVSEETVA